One genomic region from Chthonomonas calidirosea T49 encodes:
- the gmd gene encoding GDP-mannose 4,6-dehydratase, which yields MTKRALITGITGQDGAYLAKLLLDHGYEVYGAYRRSASINLWRLAELGIANAVKLVSLELLEYSNILRCLDQVQPDEVYNLAAQSFVTASFDQPIYTADVDALGTTRLLEALRQVRPEAHFYQASTSEMFGKVREVPQTEETPFHPRSPYGVAKLYAHWITVNYRESYGMHATSGILFNHESPLRGQEFVTRKITSSLARIRHGQLDVLELGNLDAKRDWGFAGDYVRGMYLMLQQPQADDYVLATGETRTVREFVEVAARYAGFDIVWEGVAENTRGIDRKTGKEIVRVNPKLYRPAEVDLLLGCPKKAETKLGWHREVSFEGLVESMVRADLDRAARGMLDSH from the coding sequence ATGACGAAACGCGCCTTAATTACAGGCATTACAGGGCAGGATGGCGCCTATTTGGCGAAACTGCTGTTAGACCACGGCTACGAAGTCTACGGAGCCTATCGGCGTAGCGCCTCGATCAATCTTTGGCGCTTAGCGGAACTGGGCATCGCCAACGCGGTTAAACTGGTGTCTCTGGAGCTGCTGGAGTATTCTAACATCCTACGTTGTCTTGATCAGGTTCAACCGGATGAGGTCTATAATCTGGCCGCCCAAAGTTTTGTAACGGCCTCATTTGACCAGCCCATCTACACAGCAGATGTGGACGCTTTGGGCACTACGCGGCTGTTAGAAGCCCTGCGACAGGTTCGACCGGAGGCGCATTTCTATCAGGCCTCCACCTCCGAAATGTTTGGCAAGGTTCGCGAGGTGCCGCAGACGGAGGAGACGCCATTTCACCCAAGAAGTCCCTATGGGGTGGCCAAACTCTACGCTCACTGGATAACAGTGAACTATCGGGAATCCTACGGCATGCACGCAACTTCCGGCATCCTATTTAATCACGAGTCGCCCCTGCGTGGACAGGAGTTCGTCACCCGCAAAATCACCTCCTCCCTAGCACGCATTCGACACGGGCAGCTCGATGTGTTGGAGCTTGGCAACCTCGATGCAAAGCGAGACTGGGGGTTCGCTGGCGACTACGTTCGCGGCATGTACCTGATGCTGCAGCAGCCACAAGCCGATGACTATGTGCTGGCGACCGGCGAGACTCGCACGGTGCGCGAGTTTGTGGAGGTCGCGGCGCGCTACGCGGGATTCGATATCGTGTGGGAGGGCGTGGCGGAGAACACACGCGGCATCGATCGAAAAACCGGCAAGGAGATCGTGCGGGTGAACCCCAAACTCTACCGCCCGGCCGAGGTAGACCTGTTGCTAGGCTGCCCAAAGAAGGCCGAGACGAAGCTGGGCTGGCATCGAGAGGTGAGCTTTGAGGGGCTTGTGGAAAGTATGGTGCGCGCCGATCTTGACCGAGCGGCGCGCGGTATGCTTGATTCACACTAA
- the hisB gene encoding imidazoleglycerol-phosphate dehydratase HisB: protein MSAPRKATLHRKTAETDIHIEVALDAEGRFEGTTGVGFFDHMLAHIARHSLMNLTVQAHGDLHIDDHHTVEDTGIVLGQALAQALGDRSGIVRMGHAIVPMDEALVLCALDISGRGYLSWELQLTTPRLGDFTTEMVPEFFRAVALHAGWTIHLRQIAGSNTHHIIEATFKAFGRALAQACSIDPRVKGVPSTKGVL from the coding sequence ATGAGCGCACCCCGTAAGGCCACCCTACATCGTAAAACCGCAGAAACCGATATACATATTGAGGTCGCTCTCGACGCTGAGGGGCGCTTCGAGGGAACCACAGGTGTAGGCTTTTTCGACCATATGCTGGCCCATATCGCTCGACATAGCCTAATGAACCTTACCGTGCAGGCCCATGGTGACCTGCATATTGACGACCACCACACGGTGGAGGATACGGGCATCGTGTTGGGCCAAGCACTAGCTCAGGCTTTGGGCGATCGAAGCGGCATTGTTCGCATGGGACACGCCATTGTGCCTATGGATGAGGCGCTCGTGCTATGTGCCCTTGATATCAGTGGAAGGGGCTACCTAAGCTGGGAACTACAGCTTACCACGCCACGTTTGGGCGATTTCACCACGGAGATGGTACCGGAGTTCTTCCGTGCGGTGGCGCTTCATGCGGGCTGGACAATCCATCTGCGCCAGATAGCAGGAAGCAACACTCACCACATTATCGAGGCGACCTTCAAGGCGTTTGGGCGGGCACTTGCCCAAGCCTGTAGTATCGATCCACGTGTGAAAGGTGTGCCCTCCACAAAGGGGGTATTGTAG
- a CDS encoding ComF family protein translates to MKVDVKAFAALCFHGLLDLVYPPKCLLCGTLLPEGALCTACIASFETLQPPFCVRCGAPTLKASSWCLQCAAGEVPAWDWSFAFGRYSGGLREAIHRLKYGGSTSLAAPLAHLLANAFHVGAIPEDALQIGNLAFDIVVPVPLHPKRLRQRGYNQSERIAFYFAKEKGWRLETRGLRRVRFAGPQTRLGAAARRENVVGAFEVTEPERFRGLSVVLVDDVITTGSTLGEIAKLLKQAGAARIWVLAVARD, encoded by the coding sequence ATGAAAGTGGACGTTAAGGCGTTTGCCGCGCTCTGCTTTCACGGTTTACTAGACCTTGTCTATCCGCCGAAGTGTCTGCTATGTGGCACACTGCTGCCCGAAGGGGCGTTGTGCACCGCCTGCATCGCCTCATTTGAAACTCTGCAACCTCCGTTTTGTGTTCGTTGCGGGGCACCCACGCTTAAGGCCTCGAGCTGGTGTCTGCAGTGTGCTGCCGGTGAAGTGCCGGCATGGGATTGGTCGTTTGCGTTCGGGCGTTACAGCGGAGGCCTTCGAGAGGCGATCCACCGACTGAAGTACGGGGGGAGCACCTCTTTGGCGGCCCCTTTGGCTCATCTGTTGGCAAACGCCTTCCATGTGGGAGCTATTCCTGAAGACGCCCTGCAGATCGGCAATCTCGCCTTCGATATCGTTGTTCCGGTTCCCCTACATCCAAAGCGTTTGCGCCAACGAGGGTACAACCAGTCGGAGCGAATCGCCTTCTATTTTGCTAAAGAAAAGGGTTGGCGATTGGAGACTCGGGGCCTGAGGCGCGTACGCTTTGCAGGCCCTCAAACCAGGTTGGGAGCGGCTGCGCGACGCGAGAACGTTGTTGGTGCTTTTGAGGTAACCGAGCCAGAGCGGTTTAGAGGGCTTTCCGTGGTCTTGGTGGATGACGTCATCACCACAGGGTCTACTTTAGGCGAGATCGCCAAACTGTTGAAGCAGGCTGGAGCGGCACGGATATGGGTGCTTGCCGTTGCACGCGACTAG
- the hisD gene encoding histidinol dehydrogenase, translating to MRIVNVAEIGFEQACAAVRRTTLQDNPEVERVVREIVERVRTEGDTALVELGRRFDSPQLTSLEVSGEAMQQALHTLPPALRAVLEQAASRITAFHEHQKRTSWMDARPGWVTGQLIRPLERVGIYVPGGTAAYPSTVLMTALPARVAGVKELVLCSPAQKEGSVSPLVLAAAALAEVDRVFAVGGAQAVAAMALGTQTVPSVDKIVGPGNVWVNTAKKLLWGIVDIDMLAGPSEVCIVADEGANAVFVALDILTQLEHDPACAGYLITPSAALAAAVASEIERQLEHLPRHAILRQALERNSLLMVTETMEQALALANVCAPEHLALMVREPLALLGSVKNAGAVLLGDYTPQTLGDYMAGPSHTLPTSGTARYASPLHVETFLKRTSVIYAAPETLNPLIPSLALLARAEGFEAHARAAEARQEKTL from the coding sequence GTGCGCATTGTAAACGTAGCTGAGATCGGTTTTGAACAGGCCTGTGCCGCCGTCCGACGCACGACTCTGCAGGACAACCCCGAGGTCGAGCGAGTAGTGCGCGAAATCGTGGAGCGGGTACGCACGGAGGGCGACACCGCTCTTGTGGAGTTAGGGCGGCGTTTCGATTCTCCTCAATTGACGTCACTTGAGGTATCTGGTGAGGCGATGCAACAGGCGCTTCACACGCTGCCACCAGCGCTCCGGGCAGTGTTGGAGCAGGCGGCAAGCCGTATCACCGCTTTTCACGAGCATCAGAAACGAACAAGCTGGATGGACGCGCGCCCAGGTTGGGTTACCGGTCAACTCATACGGCCATTGGAGCGGGTGGGTATCTATGTGCCAGGAGGGACGGCGGCCTATCCATCCACCGTTCTCATGACCGCCTTACCTGCGCGGGTGGCTGGGGTGAAGGAGCTCGTTCTCTGTTCACCGGCTCAGAAAGAGGGTAGCGTCTCTCCTCTCGTCCTTGCAGCGGCCGCTTTGGCAGAAGTGGATAGAGTTTTTGCTGTGGGGGGGGCGCAAGCCGTGGCGGCGATGGCTCTTGGCACTCAAACCGTGCCATCGGTAGATAAGATTGTAGGGCCGGGGAATGTATGGGTTAACACCGCCAAGAAGCTGCTTTGGGGGATAGTAGATATAGACATGTTAGCCGGCCCTAGCGAGGTGTGCATCGTGGCCGATGAAGGAGCCAATGCCGTTTTTGTCGCCTTGGATATTCTTACCCAATTGGAGCACGATCCGGCCTGCGCTGGTTATCTCATAACGCCTTCTGCTGCGCTAGCTGCTGCCGTGGCTTCCGAAATAGAGCGGCAGCTGGAACACCTTCCACGTCACGCCATTCTTCGGCAGGCTTTAGAGCGTAACAGTCTCTTGATGGTGACTGAGACGATGGAGCAGGCTCTCGCGTTGGCCAACGTTTGCGCCCCAGAGCATCTCGCGCTCATGGTGCGCGAGCCCTTGGCGTTGCTTGGCTCGGTAAAAAATGCGGGAGCGGTGCTTTTGGGAGACTACACGCCCCAGACGCTGGGGGATTATATGGCCGGCCCCAGCCATACGCTGCCTACAAGTGGTACAGCGCGCTATGCCTCTCCCCTTCATGTGGAGACCTTTCTCAAGCGAACCAGTGTGATCTACGCGGCACCCGAAACGCTAAACCCTCTTATTCCTTCCCTCGCACTGCTGGCGCGCGCTGAAGGTTTTGAAGCCCACGCGCGAGCTGCTGAAGCACGACAGGAGAAGACCCTATGA
- a CDS encoding glycosyltransferase family 2 protein — MTADSQKPTIICLTPVRNEAWILERILASTSLWADHIVIADQCSNDGSREIASRFPKVTLVDNSSPEWDEGVRQRLLWNEARKIPGRRLLFALDADEALTANWAESEEWRKAWSAPEGTVIYMDWVNIYPGFEQCWIPPHPIPRGFMDNGVEHSGEKIHGPLVPQPQSGHRIVWKEIKLLHFQYVNWERMKSKQRWYQAWERLNFPSKRPITLYRQYHHMDARPPQEMHPVQRDWLEGYEQHGIDWRALQEESKAPYYWWDEEIVAMLLKHGTRKFRKIALWDVDWEEKARRMGLNVPPGLLADPRSTFEKKVHRWLAATQGRQYERKIRLLQRALRLFGW; from the coding sequence ATGACTGCCGATTCTCAGAAGCCGACGATTATCTGCCTCACCCCTGTACGAAACGAGGCATGGATTCTAGAACGAATTTTAGCAAGTACTAGCTTGTGGGCCGACCATATTGTGATTGCCGATCAGTGCTCAAACGATGGGTCCCGCGAGATCGCCTCGCGCTTTCCGAAGGTGACGTTGGTAGATAACAGCTCTCCAGAGTGGGACGAAGGCGTACGCCAACGCCTTCTTTGGAACGAGGCGCGAAAGATCCCCGGTAGGCGCTTACTTTTCGCGTTGGATGCAGACGAGGCCCTCACCGCTAACTGGGCAGAAAGCGAAGAGTGGAGAAAGGCGTGGAGTGCTCCCGAAGGCACGGTGATCTACATGGATTGGGTGAACATCTATCCGGGGTTTGAACAGTGTTGGATCCCGCCCCACCCCATTCCACGTGGCTTCATGGACAATGGTGTCGAACATAGTGGTGAAAAGATACATGGCCCGCTGGTACCACAGCCGCAGAGCGGCCATCGGATTGTGTGGAAAGAGATTAAACTTCTCCATTTTCAATATGTTAACTGGGAGAGAATGAAAAGCAAACAGCGGTGGTATCAGGCTTGGGAGCGCCTCAACTTCCCTTCGAAGCGTCCTATTACGCTCTACCGACAGTACCATCATATGGATGCGCGACCTCCACAAGAGATGCATCCGGTACAAAGAGACTGGCTGGAGGGCTATGAACAGCATGGCATTGATTGGAGGGCGCTGCAGGAGGAATCGAAAGCGCCTTACTACTGGTGGGATGAAGAGATCGTGGCGATGTTGCTGAAGCACGGTACCCGTAAATTCCGCAAAATAGCCTTGTGGGATGTAGATTGGGAGGAGAAAGCAAGGCGGATGGGGCTCAACGTGCCGCCAGGCCTGCTGGCCGACCCGAGAAGCACTTTTGAGAAAAAGGTGCATCGTTGGCTGGCGGCCACGCAGGGGAGGCAGTATGAGCGGAAGATACGCCTCCTTCAGCGTGCGCTCCGGCTCTTCGGATGGTAA
- a CDS encoding DUF7577 domain-containing protein, whose amino-acid sequence MAASSGRIVCPRCGANNFDTASFCWKCQSPLSGTAPIVGNPPPRAGTSEAGRAYVPPTVLAGDEGMAKRAALWLAITLPYVGLPIGWAFMMMSDNRQRQQIGRFCVLWSCVAMVFHLLLLFVGLQSLTSMLSSLPSLIHSLQGANGGGLGGN is encoded by the coding sequence ATGGCAGCGAGCTCAGGACGCATTGTGTGCCCGCGTTGCGGTGCAAACAACTTCGATACGGCTTCCTTTTGTTGGAAGTGCCAATCGCCGCTTTCGGGGACCGCTCCCATCGTGGGGAATCCACCCCCGCGCGCGGGCACGTCGGAGGCTGGGCGCGCCTACGTCCCTCCAACCGTTTTAGCTGGCGATGAAGGAATGGCCAAACGGGCGGCGCTGTGGCTGGCCATTACGCTGCCCTATGTGGGGCTACCTATCGGATGGGCGTTTATGATGATGAGCGACAACCGTCAGCGCCAGCAGATCGGAAGGTTCTGTGTCCTGTGGAGCTGTGTTGCTATGGTGTTTCATCTCCTGCTGCTTTTTGTTGGCCTTCAATCGCTTACTTCGATGCTCTCCAGTCTGCCCTCCCTCATTCACAGCCTGCAAGGCGCCAATGGCGGAGGGCTTGGCGGGAACTAA
- a CDS encoding SDR family NAD(P)-dependent oxidoreductase: MSLNAYEESFRNTAIVVTGAAGFIGSHLVEHLVTLGAKVTAVDNLQAGSWANLRAVSDRVVFAECDVRDADAMGALVEKVQPNYVFHLAANASVPGSVQDPVYDFEANCVGTFRVLNALRGQMACRKVVVASSGAVYGEPEAFPITEESPLRPISPYGASKLNTEITAQMMHRVYQVPVVIARLFNAYGPRMARFVVLDFLKKLQRDPYRLEVLGTGQQIRDFTYVADTVQGLLALALKGDCGEAYNVSSGKNCSVTDLANAIIAARGLSGKTRIEYTGKSWVGDAQRWEVSITRLKALGYQPQYTLEEGLRETIVWFDTTYGPTAM, encoded by the coding sequence ATGAGCCTTAACGCTTACGAAGAGAGTTTTCGCAACACCGCGATCGTCGTTACCGGCGCTGCTGGTTTTATCGGGTCGCATCTGGTTGAACACCTGGTGACCCTGGGCGCCAAAGTGACGGCGGTGGATAACCTTCAGGCGGGAAGCTGGGCGAATCTGCGGGCGGTAAGCGATCGCGTGGTTTTTGCCGAATGCGATGTGCGTGACGCGGATGCTATGGGCGCCCTCGTCGAAAAAGTTCAGCCGAATTATGTGTTTCATTTGGCAGCAAATGCCTCCGTCCCAGGCTCCGTGCAAGACCCTGTCTACGATTTTGAGGCTAACTGTGTGGGCACATTTCGAGTGCTAAACGCCTTAAGGGGGCAGATGGCCTGCCGCAAGGTGGTGGTGGCCTCCTCCGGTGCCGTCTATGGGGAGCCGGAGGCGTTCCCAATTACGGAGGAATCTCCCCTTCGCCCTATCTCTCCTTACGGCGCTAGCAAGCTGAACACCGAGATCACCGCCCAGATGATGCATCGCGTCTATCAGGTGCCGGTTGTTATCGCCAGACTTTTTAATGCCTACGGTCCGCGCATGGCACGCTTTGTGGTGCTCGATTTTCTAAAGAAGTTGCAGCGCGACCCTTATCGTCTGGAGGTGCTGGGAACGGGCCAACAGATCCGCGATTTTACCTACGTTGCTGATACGGTGCAGGGGCTGCTAGCCCTTGCTCTAAAGGGGGACTGTGGCGAGGCTTATAATGTTTCATCGGGGAAAAACTGCTCGGTAACGGATTTGGCGAACGCGATCATCGCGGCACGTGGCCTCAGCGGCAAAACCCGCATCGAATACACCGGCAAAAGCTGGGTGGGCGATGCACAGCGCTGGGAAGTTTCCATTACGCGACTCAAGGCCCTGGGCTACCAACCGCAGTATACGCTGGAAGAGGGCTTGCGCGAGACTATCGTTTGGTTCGATACAACCTACGGCCCTACGGCAATGTAA
- a CDS encoding NAD-dependent epimerase/dehydratase family protein: MKKILVTGSSGLIGSEVCTYFAHEGWEVHGADNNARAFFFGPQGDTRWNQQRLQRELPNFVHHELDVRDRPAVLRLLETLRPDAIVHTAAQPSHDLAARMPFEDFDTNAVGTMNLLEAARRFCPESPFVHMSTNKVYGDAPNELPLKELNTRWDYARPEDYDGITEQMRIDQSKHSLFGASKVAADIMVQEYGRYFGMGTCCLRGGCLTGPNHSGVELHGFLSYLIKCNLEGRKYTIYGYKGKQVRDNIHSYDVARFIHAFIRNPRCGEVYNLGGGRGNSCSILEAFQMAEAVSGKKMVYEYVDKNREGDHICYISNLSKMRAHYPEWNISKSLSDIFEEIHASWVERLKASASH; this comes from the coding sequence ATGAAGAAGATTCTGGTGACCGGTTCGTCTGGCCTGATCGGCTCGGAGGTGTGCACCTACTTCGCCCACGAAGGCTGGGAGGTGCATGGAGCCGACAACAATGCGCGGGCCTTCTTTTTCGGGCCGCAGGGCGATACGCGTTGGAATCAGCAACGGCTTCAAAGGGAGCTACCTAACTTTGTCCACCATGAGCTAGATGTGCGCGATAGACCCGCTGTTCTCCGACTCCTAGAAACTTTGCGCCCTGATGCCATTGTACATACGGCCGCTCAACCCTCGCACGATCTTGCTGCGCGCATGCCCTTTGAGGATTTCGATACGAACGCGGTGGGCACCATGAACCTACTAGAGGCCGCGCGACGCTTCTGCCCCGAATCGCCCTTCGTGCATATGTCTACCAACAAAGTCTATGGCGATGCGCCCAACGAACTTCCCCTCAAGGAGTTGAATACCCGATGGGACTACGCCCGCCCCGAAGATTACGATGGCATTACGGAACAGATGCGTATTGACCAGAGCAAGCACTCCCTTTTCGGCGCCTCTAAGGTGGCTGCCGACATTATGGTGCAGGAGTACGGCCGCTATTTCGGCATGGGCACCTGTTGTCTGCGCGGCGGTTGTCTCACCGGGCCCAACCACTCCGGCGTAGAGCTGCACGGCTTTTTGAGCTATCTCATTAAATGCAATTTGGAAGGGCGTAAATACACCATTTACGGCTATAAGGGCAAACAGGTGCGCGACAACATCCACTCCTACGATGTGGCCCGCTTCATCCACGCGTTTATTCGCAACCCCCGGTGTGGAGAGGTCTATAACCTTGGTGGAGGCAGAGGAAATAGCTGCTCTATCCTTGAAGCCTTCCAGATGGCTGAGGCCGTGTCCGGTAAGAAGATGGTGTACGAATATGTAGACAAAAATCGTGAAGGCGACCATATCTGTTACATCAGCAACCTCTCCAAAATGCGAGCGCACTACCCTGAATGGAACATCTCCAAAAGTCTCTCTGACATCTTCGAAGAGATTCATGCCTCGTGGGTGGAACGTCTAAAGGCTTCCGCCTCACACTAA
- a CDS encoding M48 family metalloprotease, whose translation MSDSEDGVRCWTKGSRLLLLGLVIFAASLLWGRPSYAQTSSTSAKPSPTSESGSIVYTPDTDPEVKLGKEAAQEDMKHLKLITSGPEYERLQKIGQELADVADRYPIPALWGYPNFKPFKFSFYLVDDKDVNAYSYPGGFVFVDKGLMDFVHSDDELAAVLAHEMGHVMHHHILKLLHEQGKLQNILTPLQLAAIGMIIAGHFGDNSTAGAGFFLANGSQLYQIARINGYSVHAEEDADHYSILLLTHTHFDPAAMYTFMSRLANTETPQELGILRDHPPTPQRVEAAKNLLASLHIPLSITTADPTWRANVTDVKKGSGDLAQISVKGIVVCSVVGLDGESAHERAVALAAKLDQLLDSGLQAYEIHYAPNGEGIMLRNTLFLTNADAQAQGTSLEQLKQSLGNAIIQILQMRQIEFSN comes from the coding sequence ATGAGCGATTCGGAAGATGGAGTCCGCTGTTGGACTAAAGGAAGTCGTCTGCTTCTCCTTGGCCTTGTGATTTTTGCGGCGAGTTTACTGTGGGGCCGGCCCAGCTATGCTCAAACGTCTAGCACCTCAGCAAAACCCAGCCCAACGTCCGAGAGCGGTTCTATTGTCTACACCCCCGATACCGATCCCGAGGTAAAACTGGGCAAAGAGGCCGCGCAAGAGGACATGAAGCATCTCAAGCTCATTACCTCAGGCCCGGAGTATGAGCGCCTACAAAAGATAGGTCAAGAGTTGGCGGACGTCGCCGATCGCTATCCCATTCCCGCTCTTTGGGGTTACCCGAACTTTAAGCCTTTCAAGTTCTCCTTCTATCTGGTAGACGATAAAGACGTAAACGCTTACTCCTATCCTGGCGGCTTTGTTTTCGTGGATAAAGGCCTTATGGATTTCGTTCATTCCGACGATGAGCTGGCCGCCGTGCTCGCCCACGAAATGGGACACGTTATGCATCATCACATTCTCAAGCTGCTACACGAACAGGGCAAACTTCAAAACATCCTTACGCCGCTTCAGCTGGCCGCCATCGGAATGATCATTGCTGGACATTTTGGCGATAACAGTACTGCTGGGGCCGGTTTTTTCCTGGCCAACGGCTCGCAGCTGTATCAAATTGCGCGTATAAACGGCTATTCTGTGCACGCGGAAGAGGACGCTGACCACTACTCCATTCTGCTCCTTACCCACACGCACTTTGACCCCGCCGCCATGTACACCTTCATGAGTCGCCTGGCCAACACAGAAACCCCGCAGGAGCTAGGCATCCTGCGTGATCACCCTCCCACTCCGCAACGTGTAGAGGCGGCCAAAAACCTGTTAGCAAGCCTCCACATTCCCCTCAGCATCACCACAGCCGACCCGACTTGGCGCGCCAATGTTACCGACGTTAAGAAGGGCAGCGGCGATTTGGCACAAATTAGTGTGAAGGGCATTGTGGTCTGCAGCGTTGTTGGGCTCGATGGGGAATCGGCACATGAGAGAGCTGTTGCCCTCGCCGCCAAGCTCGATCAGTTGCTGGACAGTGGTCTACAGGCCTATGAAATCCACTACGCCCCAAACGGCGAGGGAATTATGCTGCGCAACACGCTCTTTCTGACGAATGCCGATGCGCAAGCGCAAGGAACTTCGCTGGAACAACTTAAGCAGTCGCTCGGCAACGCGATCATCCAGATCCTCCAGATGCGGCAGATCGAGTTTTCTAATTAA